ATGATCCTCGTTCTGATGGCCGTCGGCGTCTATGTGATCAACGGGCGGGTCATCGACCTCTGGGTCATGTTCGCTGCCGGTATCGCGGGCTATGTGCTTGAAAAGCTGGACGTTCCGCTCGCACCGATCGTGCTGGGACTGATCCTCGGTCCGATGGCAGAGCAAAGTGTGCGCCGTGCGCTCCTGATCAGTCGCGGTGATCCGACCGAGCTCTTCACCCGTCCGCTGTCGGCTGTCATCGCTCTCGCGACCATTGGTCTGATCGTCTGGCCGATGCTGCGCGCGTGGAAACGACGCCGCGCGTAATCACTGACCGCGAGGCTTGGCGCGCAGCGTCGGGTCGGCCTCGCGGGGGTCTTCGGGCCACGGATGTTTGGGGTATTGCGCCCGCATGTCCTTGCGCACGTCGGGGTAGGAATTGACCCAGAACCCAGGAATATCCGCCGTGACCTGCACGGGCTTCTGACCCGGTGACAGCAGCGTCACGCGGATCGGCGTTTTGCCGACCGTCGGGTGACGGGTTACGCCGAACATCTCCTGCACGCGTACCGTGATTTGCGGCAACTCGCCATCATAGTCGATGGGCAGTTTGCGCCCGAGCGGCGTGGTGAAATGCGCAGGCGCTTCGCGGTCGAGCAGCTGCATCTGGTTCCAGTCGAGCATCCCCCGCAACGCTTCGAGCGGGTTGAATTTCTTCCAGTCTTCGGCGGAGCGGACGCCGTCCAGATGCGGCAGAAGCCAGTCGTCCAGCGTGGCCATGAGGCTGTCGTCGTCCATCGCGGGCAGGTCCATGCCGCCCTCGCGCAGCAGTTCCACCCGCGCACGGAAGCGCCGTGCGGCACCACTCAGCTTCAGGCCCATTTCGCGGATGCCGTCCAGCATCGCCTGCGCCACGGCCTCGGGGTCGGCATCGTCCCAGCGGCGATCATCCAGCGTCAGCGCGCCGAACATTTCGTATTTGCGGGTCAGAACGCGGCGGTCGCGCTTGGACCACGCGCAGTGGTTTTCCCAATGGATGCGGTCAGCGTAGAGGCCGCGCAGTTCGCTTTCGCTGAGGGCGAGCGCTTGGCGGACCTTGGCCTCTCGCGGGTCGCCATCAAGGTCGGTCGCCACGATCAGGCGCTGGCTGGCGAGCCCATCACCATCAGGCATCGCGGCACCTTTGCCGCCTGATAGAATGAACCGCGCGGCATCGCCTTTGCGACGCAGACCAATGCGGTCGGGATAGGCGAGGGCGGCCATCTCGGCGGCGCAAAGGGGCGGCTTTTGGTCCAGCCCTTGAGAGAGGCGTTTGGCCTCGGTTTTGATGCGTTCGATGGTGCCGCGGTTGGCGCGGGCGTCGCCGTTCTGAATCGCGCGGAGGCGCAGCGTCAGGTCCGTCGGTGCGTTCATCATCGGGTCCCGCTCCGCCAGAAGCGCGGCCAATGTCGCCGCCTGTTTGCCAGCCGTCAGCAGCATATGCGCAAGGCGCGGGTGGGTCGGCATCGCGGCAACGGCGCGCCCGTGCGGCGTGATGGCGTTGCTGTCGTCCAGTGCGCCGAGGCTGCGTAGCAGCTCCTGCGCTTCAGTCAGAGTGCCTTCGGGCGGCGGGGTCAGAAACGGCAGGTCGGTCGAACCCCAAAGCGCCATTTCGAGCGCAAGCCCCGCGAGGTCGGCGGCTTCGATTTCGGCAGGTGGGAAGGCTTGTAGGCCGCCTTCTTCGCCCTTGGTCCACATGCGGTAGCAGACGCCAGCCGCGACACGGCCCGCGCGGCCGGCACGCTGGGTCATCTCAGCCTTGGTCACGCGTTCTGTCACGAGCCGCGCCATTCCCGACGACGGATCGTAGCGCGAACGGCGGGCGAGACCGCCGTCGATCACCACACGGATGTCTTCGATGGTCAGCGATGTTTCGGCGATGGAGGTCGACAGCACCACCTTGCGGCCACTCGCAACCGGCGCAATCGCGGCGCGTTGTTTGGCAAAGGGGAGGGCACCGTACAGCGGGCGGACCTCGACATTCTTGGGCAAGCGGCCTGCGAGCGCGGCCTCCACCCTGCGGATTTCGCCCTCGCCGGGGAGGAACACCAGCACGCCGCCTTCGGTTTCCTTGACCGCGTGGACGATTTCATCCGCGATGGCGGGCTCGATGCGGACCTTGTGATCCAGCGGGCGGGCGAGGTGTTTGACTTCCACCGGATAGGCGCGGCCTTCGGAGGTGATGACCGGCGCATCGTCCAGCAGCGCGGCCACGGGCGCGGCGTCCAACGTTGCGGACATGACGACCAGCAGCAGGTCGTCGCGCAGCGCCTGACGAATTTCCCATGTCAGCGCGAGGCCGAGGTCCGCGTTCAGGCTGCGTTCGTGAAATTCGTCGAAAAGGATCGCGCCGATGCCCGACAGCTCAGGGTCGGATTGGATCATGCGGGTCAGGATGCCTTCGGTGACGACCTCGATCCGGCGGCCAGCCTTGCTATCGCCGCGCATCCGATAACCGACCGTCTGCCCTGGCTTTTCGCCAATCTGTTCTGCCAGCCGTTCGGCTGCTGCCCGCGCGGCGAGGCGACGTGGCTCTAGCATGATGATCTTGCCGTCGGTCAGCCCCGCGTCCAGCAGCGCAAGCGGCACGCGCGTGGTCTTACCCGCACCCGGAGGCGCTTGCAGCACGGCGCGACCTTCGGCGCGAAGGGCGTCAATCAGGTCGGGGAGGGCGTCTTCGATGGGCAGCGTCATGCGCGGTGTTTAGGTGGTCACCCGATCACCGCGCAAGGGGCCGCGTCATTTGACGATGACTTCGTCCTTCACGAACATGTTCGCCCACGCGCGGTCCACGAGGTCCGGCGTCATCTGGTAGGGGATACCTTCGAAGTCACAGATCGACATCATCTGGTCGATCAGGAACACCGGCTGGTAGTTCGCGTACTTATTGCCGATCGTCGGGTATTTGTTCTTCAGCAAGTGGATGAGCGACGCCTGATCGAGTGGCATTCCCTTCTTGCGGGCGATGAGCGCGAAGATCTTGAGGAAGTCCTCTTTGTTCGGGCCGTCGATCTTGATCTTGTAGAAGATGCGGCGCAGCGCGGCTTGGTCGAAGATTTCGTTTGGGTGATAGTTGGTCGAGAAGATGACCAGCGTGTCGAAGGGCACCTCGAACTTCTCGCCCGATTGCAGGGCAAGGATATCGCGGCCTTCTTCGAGCGGAACGATCCAGCGGTTGACCAGTGCCTGCGGCGGATCGGCCTGACGGCCAAGGTCGTCGACGATGAACACGCCGCCGGTGGATTTCAGCTGAAGCGGCGCCTGATAGGTTCGCGCGACGGGGTTGTACATCAGGTCCAGCATATCGAGCGATAGCTCGCCGCCGGTGATGACGGTCGGACGCGAACAGCGGACGTAGCGTGTGTCAAAACGGTTGGACGAACGGCGCAGGCTGTTGGGATTGTCGCTGTCCGCCTCCGCCGCGCTGTGCACGATGGGGTCGTAGACCGAGATGATCTGACCCGAATATTCGATGGCGCGGGGGATGTAGATCTTGTCCCCCAAAGCGTCACGGATGCCGTTCGAAATCGAGGATTTACCGTTACCCGGAGGGCCGTACATCAGCATCGAGCGACCGGCAGAGATCGCAGGTCCAAGCTGGCCAATCAGGTTCGGCGGCAGGATCAGATGGCCCATCGCGTTCGTTAGGCGGTCGCGGGTCAT
Above is a window of Marivivens aquimaris DNA encoding:
- a CDS encoding P-loop NTPase family protein, with amino-acid sequence MNMQTMAVMAPPAPRSLAEMQLPLPMMRDILIKSLFRSNVSIPSEIARLICLPLNVTNELIELARGQRLLEAMGTLGPNGSNEMPYQLTESGRARALDALAQSEYYGAVPVPMAVYQEQVKRQSIKNLQMTRDRLTNAMGHLILPPNLIGQLGPAISAGRSMLMYGPPGNGKSSISNGIRDALGDKIYIPRAIEYSGQIISVYDPIVHSAAEADSDNPNSLRRSSNRFDTRYVRCSRPTVITGGELSLDMLDLMYNPVARTYQAPLQLKSTGGVFIVDDLGRQADPPQALVNRWIVPLEEGRDILALQSGEKFEVPFDTLVIFSTNYHPNEIFDQAALRRIFYKIKIDGPNKEDFLKIFALIARKKGMPLDQASLIHLLKNKYPTIGNKYANYQPVFLIDQMMSICDFEGIPYQMTPDLVDRAWANMFVKDEVIVK
- the hrpB gene encoding ATP-dependent helicase HrpB, translated to MTLPIEDALPDLIDALRAEGRAVLQAPPGAGKTTRVPLALLDAGLTDGKIIMLEPRRLAARAAAERLAEQIGEKPGQTVGYRMRGDSKAGRRIEVVTEGILTRMIQSDPELSGIGAILFDEFHERSLNADLGLALTWEIRQALRDDLLLVVMSATLDAAPVAALLDDAPVITSEGRAYPVEVKHLARPLDHKVRIEPAIADEIVHAVKETEGGVLVFLPGEGEIRRVEAALAGRLPKNVEVRPLYGALPFAKQRAAIAPVASGRKVVLSTSIAETSLTIEDIRVVIDGGLARRSRYDPSSGMARLVTERVTKAEMTQRAGRAGRVAAGVCYRMWTKGEEGGLQAFPPAEIEAADLAGLALEMALWGSTDLPFLTPPPEGTLTEAQELLRSLGALDDSNAITPHGRAVAAMPTHPRLAHMLLTAGKQAATLAALLAERDPMMNAPTDLTLRLRAIQNGDARANRGTIERIKTEAKRLSQGLDQKPPLCAAEMAALAYPDRIGLRRKGDAARFILSGGKGAAMPDGDGLASQRLIVATDLDGDPREAKVRQALALSESELRGLYADRIHWENHCAWSKRDRRVLTRKYEMFGALTLDDRRWDDADPEAVAQAMLDGIREMGLKLSGAARRFRARVELLREGGMDLPAMDDDSLMATLDDWLLPHLDGVRSAEDWKKFNPLEALRGMLDWNQMQLLDREAPAHFTTPLGRKLPIDYDGELPQITVRVQEMFGVTRHPTVGKTPIRVTLLSPGQKPVQVTADIPGFWVNSYPDVRKDMRAQYPKHPWPEDPREADPTLRAKPRGQ